From the Acetobacter aceti genome, one window contains:
- a CDS encoding isopenicillin N synthase family oxygenase: MASSKHRRKRSMNSHFTAIPVIDISGLSGNAGQKQTVVENLGHAARTIGFMYITGHGMEPSLFANMLRETKTFFDLPIEEKMSLYIGKSSNHRGYVPQGEEVFSGGSKDLKEAFDLSLDLPSDDPDYIAGNPLIGPNQWPAIPQFREIITDYYNAVFNVGRQLMSAFAVALGLSADAFEASLTKPPSQLRLIHYPYDPTAHDVAGIGAHTDFECFTLLRATAPGLEVMNGQGEWIDAPPIENAFIVNIGDMLELLSGGEFIATSHRVRKVKEERYSFPLFFSLDYDVRVQPLPGRENPALPTQSLVAGEHLFAQTAQIFTYLKQRLADGTLVLPESSLALSSFGQESRHPNS; encoded by the coding sequence ATGGCGTCGAGTAAACACAGAAGGAAACGGTCGATGAACAGTCATTTCACGGCGATACCTGTCATCGATATCTCGGGACTGTCCGGCAACGCAGGACAGAAACAGACTGTCGTTGAAAACCTCGGTCATGCTGCAAGAACCATAGGTTTCATGTATATCACAGGTCACGGCATGGAGCCCTCCCTGTTCGCCAATATGCTACGTGAAACAAAGACTTTCTTTGATCTCCCCATCGAAGAAAAAATGTCTCTTTATATTGGCAAATCCTCGAACCATCGCGGCTACGTTCCGCAAGGTGAGGAAGTTTTCTCCGGTGGCAGCAAAGATCTGAAAGAAGCGTTTGACCTCTCGTTGGATCTCCCCTCTGACGATCCAGATTATATTGCGGGAAATCCACTCATCGGGCCAAATCAATGGCCAGCCATTCCACAGTTTCGTGAAATAATAACAGACTATTACAACGCTGTTTTCAATGTCGGTCGTCAGCTGATGTCAGCCTTTGCAGTCGCTCTGGGATTGAGCGCCGATGCCTTTGAAGCCAGCCTCACCAAGCCCCCCAGCCAGTTGCGCCTGATCCATTATCCTTATGACCCGACAGCCCATGATGTCGCAGGCATTGGGGCGCATACTGACTTCGAGTGCTTCACATTACTTCGCGCAACGGCTCCCGGGCTGGAGGTCATGAATGGTCAGGGTGAATGGATTGACGCCCCTCCAATCGAAAATGCTTTTATCGTCAATATCGGTGATATGCTGGAACTTCTCAGTGGCGGAGAATTCATTGCTACATCCCATCGTGTTCGCAAAGTAAAAGAAGAGCGCTATTCCTTTCCCCTGTTTTTCTCTCTGGACTATGATGTGCGGGTTCAGCCTCTGCCTGGCCGGGAAAATCCGGCTCTCCCGACACAAAGCCTTGTTGCCGGCGAACATCTTTTTGCACAGACGGCCCAGATATTTACCTACCTGAAACAACGCCTTGCGGATGGGACGCTGGTTTTACCAGAATCATCAC